A stretch of Scheffersomyces stipitis CBS 6054 chromosome 2, complete sequence DNA encodes these proteins:
- the DCW1 gene encoding Defective Cell Wall (Mannan endo-1,6-alpha-mannosidase DCW1 precursor (Endo-alpha-1->6-D-mannanase DCW1) (Defective cell wall 1)) — MRFHLLTASVSLFMACASAMWLDTNNDTTIVEATNLIVDGVLDYYDGKNYGGVVGMFVWPYYWWEAGGVWGSLIDYTYFTQNDTLVPLIKEALLYQTGDDNNYVPLNQSTTEGNDDQGFWGIAVMGAAERNFSNPDDDSKAWLTLAQAVFNTMTARWDSAECNGGLRWQIFQWNSGYDYKNSVSNGCLFHIGARLARFTANDTYVDWAEKVWDWMYDIGLLDVVNSNDKDYWFVYDGLTIDNNCSNITKYQWTYNQGLMLSGCAYLYNYTEDQKWLDRTLNLLNASQVFFMKIGSVMYEAACQPSNNCNNDQRSFKAYFSRFLGMTAVMVPQTYDGIRQWLVDSANAAAKNSCTGGTDGHTCGLNWFNSTGWDGYWGLGEQISALEVIQNLRVRDFPPPLTANTGGSSKGNPAAGYSTLHTITSPLELETKDLAGAGIITAVVGVSLVAAGVWLVI, encoded by the exons ATGAGATTCCATCTTCTCACAGCATCAGTGTCGCTCTTCATGGCTTGTGCTTCGGCCATGTGGCTTGACACCAATAACGACACCACAATCGTGGAGGCCACCAATCTTATTGTAGACGGTGTACTTGATTACTATGACGGTAAAAATTATGGAGGTGTCGTGGGGATGTTTGTGTGGCCCTACTATTGGTGGGAAGCAGGCGGAGTATGGGGCTCGCTCATCGACTACACCTACTTCACACAGAACGATACGCTCGTGCCATTAATCAAGGAGGCCTTGTTGTACCAGACAGGTGACGATAACAACTATGTGCCTTTGAATCAGTCTACAACTGAAGGTAACGATGATCAAGGCTTTTGGGGCATTGCTGTCATGGGAGCTGCCGAGAGAAATTTCTCCAACCCTGATGACGACTCCAAGGCATGGTTGACTTTGGCCCAAGCTGTATTCAACACCATGACAGCCAGATGGGATAGTGCGGAATGTAATGGTGGTTTGAGATGGCAGATCTTCCAGTGGAACTCAGGTTATGACTACAAGAACTCTGTTTCCAACGGATGCCTCTTTCACATCGGTGCAAGATTGGCCAGGTTCACCGCCAATGACACCTACGTTGACTGGGCTGAAAAGGTCTGGGACTGGATGTATGATATAGGCTTGCTTGATGTTGTGAACTCTAACGACAAAGACTACTGGTTTGTGTACGATGGTCTTACTATTGATAACAACTGCTCGAACATTACCAAATACCAATGGACCTATAACCAAGGATTGATGTTGTCTGGGTGTGCCTATTTGTACAATTATACCGAGGACCAGAAATGGCTCGACCGTAcattgaatttgttgaatgcATCGCAAGTGTTTTTCATGAAAATT GGTTCGGTCATGTACGAGGCAGCTTGCCAGCCTTCTAACAACTGTAACAATGATCAGAGATCGTTCAAGGCGTACTTCTCGAGATTCTTAGGGATGACTGCCGTCATGGTACCTCAGACTTACGACGGTATCAGACAGTGGTTAGTAGATTCAGCCAACGCTGCAGCTAAAAACTCATGCACTGGAGGTACTGACGGCCACACGTGTGGCTTGAACTGGTTTAACTCTACGGGCTGGGACGGTTACTGGGGTCTTGGTGAACAGATCTCGGCTCTCGAAGTCATCCAGAACTTGAGGGTACGTGATTTTCCTCCACCATTGACCGCTAACACTGGTGGTAGTTCCAAGGGCAACCCAGCTGCTGGTTACTCCACCCTTCACACAATCACTTCTCCTTTGGAGTTGGAAACCAAGGATCTTGCGGGTGCTGGTATCATTACAGCCGTTGTGGGAGTTTCGTTGGTTGCCGCAGGTGTGTGGCTTGTAATTTAG
- a CDS encoding predicted protein (go_process intracellular signaling cascade) → MSLEDQFSSIQLDRDEIDRDKNSNHDDDKPSTIAEEDALSESQTRTEHEQSASAIDPTTEFNSEAQIQGIDGENGNVGSPNFDSDNANSESVGQSKGSNESAGTTRTVMFEKYRIESSVTSPINDLDTASKHFISYLVTTTTNHPAVVKLSSHRSAPEDEYVTISVRRRYGDFSLLHECLSNDIPTAMIPPLPSKSNFKYLTGDTFSTEFVNKRLHSLDRFMKFILQHKRLSQESVFHLFISDSNDWGNFTKNLKLRDINYDESGAGSSANGFVNKVVNEDMITEKVMNYFTSSKHKRETNKDILEINDKLKKIYENLMKLDKIFVRLNKKNHDLSIDYDQFSAQIMKLSLVQTTDMNSTSEPSTPSKNGDAASVVVDSTITNNFKIFADSLDYLSKNWSELHKYVDETFLVSLRDCSKYIISLSNLIEFQHNKKIDLQVLQDYLAKARSELASFGGSTASTGARHPPPVPVLNSHSGGGIVNNTTQLIKDTLSTSATPHIGSTATDGKIGRLEERINKLESEITVQTKLVNDLTYRIINEEYPNWDKFNRNQLKESMVGLCDQEIKFYKGLVDNWSDVETKLLRRLDELK, encoded by the exons ATGAGTTTGGAAGACCAATTCTCGTCCATCCAATTGGACAGAGACGAAATTGACAGAGATAAAAACAGCAATCATGATGACGACAAGCCTTCGACTATTGCCGAGGAAGATGCTCTAAGCGAACTGCAAACACGTACAGAACACGAACAGAGTGCTTCTGCAATAGATCCAACGACTGAATTCAACTCCGAGGCCCAAATTCAAGGTATAGATGgtgaaaatggaaatgtagGAAGCCCGAATTTCGATTCAGATAATGCCAATTCGGAGTCTGTAGGCCAATCAAAGGGAAGTAACGAGTCTGCTGGTACAACT AGAACTGTAATGTTTGAAAAGTATCGGATTGAGTCTTCGGTGACGTCTCCTATCAACGATTTGGATACCGCTTCGAAACATTTCATTTCGTATTTGGTGACTACCACAACAAACCATCCGGCAGTGGTGAAGCTTTCGTCTCACAGGTCGGCTCCAGAAGACGAGTACGTCACCATTAGTGTTCGGCGTAGATACGGTGATTTTTCCCTCCTTCACGAGTGTTTATCGAACGATATTCCTACAGCCATGATTCCTCCATTACCCTCTAagtccaacttcaaatactTAACGGGTGATACATTCAGCACCGAATTCGTCAACAAACGGTTGCATTCGTTGGACAGGTTCATGAAGTTCATCTTGCAGCACAAACGATTATCTCAGGAGTCAGTGTTCCATCTTTTCATCAGTGACTCTAATGACTGGGGCAACTTcacgaagaacttgaaactTCGCGACATTAACTACGACGAATCTGGGGCTGGTTCCTCAGCCAACGGATTTGTCAACAAAGTTGTCAACGAAGACATGATTACGGAGAAGGTGATGAACTACTTTACTTCATCTAAACACAAACGAGAAACGAACAAAGATATTCTAgaaatcaacgacaagttgaagaagatctacGAAAACCTCATGAAGTTAGACAAGATATTTGTcagattgaacaagaagaaccacGACTTAAGCATCGATTACGATCAATTCCTGGCACAAATCATGAAGCTATCCTTGGTACAAACTACAGATATGAACTCGACCTCTGAACCATCGACACCCTCCAAAAATGGCGACGCTgcttctgttgttgttgattctACTATCaccaacaatttcaagatattTGCTGATTCCCTCGACTATCTCCTGAAGAACTGGTCAGAATTGCACAAATACGTAGATGAAacatttcttgtttcatTACGGGACTGTTCCAAATACATCATAAGTTTAAGTAACCTCATCGAATTTCAGcacaacaagaaaatcgATCTTCAGGTTTTACAGGATTACTTGGCCAAAGCCAGGAGCGAGTTGGCTAGTTTTGGCGGTTCGACGGCAAGTACAGGTGCTCGTCACCCACCTCCTGTACCAGTATTGAATAGTCATTCTGGAGGCGGAATAGTGAATAATACCACCCAGTTGATTAAAGACACTTTGTCTACATCTGCGACTCCACACATAGGATCTACAGCCACGGATGGAAAGATCGGCCGATTAGAAGAAAGgatcaacaaattggaaAGTGAAATCACCGTGCAAACGAAGCTTGTCAACGACCTCACTTATAGGATAATAAACGAAGAATATCCCAACTGGGACAAGTTTAACCGCAATCAGTTGAAGGAGTCGATGGTGGGGTTATGCGACCAGGAGATCAAGTTTTATAAGGGGTTGGTTGACAACTGGAGCGATGTTGAGACCAAGTTGTTGCGGCGGTTGGACGAATTGAAATGA
- a CDS encoding predicted protein yields the protein MSKSFVRSIKNVANGYSSAQKIVRKATSNDPSGPTTYDMEEIASYTYQSQTDFLEVMDMLDRRLNDKGKNWRHVAKSLTVLDYLVRYGSEKCVLWSKDNLYIVKTLREFIHFDEMNNDQGAIIRVKAKELVSLLQDDERLNMERSAAQRSQGNHSRNEHRRPRSRRNTVSNRPVNDDPYDKELQKALELSKLTAEEERRRLAEDSDDPELQTALKLSMEEEEMRKLKNQQNESLLDLDAPVAQPQYYLTTGYYQEQPQQFFPQQQFQQQQQYDMFGNPIQSAMNTGLYPQQTYYQQPAAQYQQANQFTGFNYGQPQQQQDQLQPLKTGSNNPFALSSEPAAPKPPAQQSLNELSQQQAVPTFFTQPPQPQQPVKTQTTSGSKFNETHSELNDLLAQGTGIDTFGNIGASRIPHQHTKTQTFINSSGTGYRQTDGQQPQLSSNATGNPFLNTGIGYQQQQQQAQPQISAAYTGYGFGNAQPQQQQQQQRYANDGPSLIDI from the coding sequence ATGTCTAAATCGTTTGTGCGTTCTATCAAAAACGTTGCCAATGGGTACTCGTCAGCCCAGAAGATCGTTAGAAAAGCCACCTCCAACGATCCGTCCGGTCCTACTACTTATGACATGGAAGAAATTGCATCGTACACCTATCAATCGCAAActgacttcttggaagtCATGGACATGTTGGATCGTCGTCTTAACGACAAGGGCAAGAACTGGCGTCACGTAGCCAAGTCCTTGACTGTATTAGACTATTTGGTCAGATACGGCTCGGAAAAGTGTGTTCTCTGGTCCAAAGACAACTTGTACATCGTCAAGACGTTGAGAGAGTTCATACATTTTGATGAAATGAACAACGATCAAGGTGCCATTATCAGAGTCAAGGCAAAAGAATTGGTTTCGCTTTTGCAAGATGATGAGAGATTGAACATGGAACGTTCAGCTGCTCAGAGATCTCAAGGAAATCACAGCAGAAACGAACATAGAAGGcccagatccagaagaaacacTGTCAGTAACAGGCCTGTTAACGACGATCCATATGATAAAGAGTTGCAGAAGGCTTTGGAGTTGTCTAAACttactgctgaagaagaaagaagacgTTTGGCTGAAGATAGCGACGATCCCGAGTTACAAACAGCTCTTAAGTTGtcaatggaagaagaagaaatgagaaaattaaagaatcaacaaaatgAGAGTTTGTTGGATTTGGACGCTCCAGTAGCTCAACCGCAGTACTATTTGACTACGGGATACTACCAGGAACAACCTCAGCAATTCTTCCCTCAACAGCAAttccaacagcagcagcagtacGACATGTTTGGCAATCCAATACAAAGTGCTATGAACACCGGATTGTATCCTCAGCAAACTTACTACCAACAGCCTGCTGCTCAGTATCAACAAGCCAACCAGTTCACTGGCTTCAATTATGGACAGccacagcagcaacaggaTCAATTACAGCCATTGAAGACTGGTTCCAACAACCCCTTTGCCTTACTGTCAGAGCCTGCTGCTCCTAAGCCTCCTGCTCAGCAGTCGTTAAACGAATTGTCACAGCAACAAGCTGTACCTACTTTCTTCACACAACCTCCTCAACCACAACAACCGGTGAAGACTCAAACTACTTCTGGCTCCAAGTTCAACGAGACCCACTCAGAgttgaacgacttgttggCACAGGGAACAGGCATTGATACCTTCGGCAACATTGGAGCTTCGAGAATCCCTCATCAGCACACTAAGACGCAGACTTTCATCAACTCTAGTGGTACTGGTTATAGACAGACGGATGGTCAACAGCCTCAGTTGAGCTCCAATGCCACTGGTAACCCATTCTTGAACACTGGTATTGGAtaccaacagcaacagcagcaggCTCAGCCTCAAATAAGTGCCGCATACACAGGCTACGGCTTTGGCAACGCCCAGccacagcaacagcagcagcaacagaGATATGCCAACGATGGACCCAGTTTGATAGATATCTGA
- the PLB4 gene encoding phospholipase B (lysophospholipase) (go_funtion phospholipase activity~go_process phospholipid catabolism) — protein MKLWASAVVVSTIISLGSARSPSGGYAPGPAQCPSVDSFLREGNSISEQEKEWISERQAKSNEALISFLDDSKLDSFNAEKFINQDNSSGINLGVAFSGGGYRAMLSGAGQMLALDDRSDFGGGSNATNPGGLGGLLQSANYVSALSGGSWLLGSLAMQNWRSVQDVVFNDNDDLWNLTDTRQLVNSNGLWTIVFPVLLGDLNGALTHLNNWYTTKYGPGIGDDLKAKEKAGFPTSLTDAWSRGLAHQLFPGDVDNYMDSYTWSDIRNMSSFVNHEMPFPLVIALGRRPGTTVYNLNSTVVEINPFEIGSFDPSLNTFFTDLKYLGSNVSNGVPTSESCVEGFDNAGFVVGTSSSLFNQFLNTLVCDDCNSLPWYIKPIIKAFLSKLSKNYEDIAEYRPNPFYKSEFANSSHIAQNDTLYLFDGGLGGEVIPLSSLMTKERALDVVVAFDNGNDGATNWPNGSALVSTYERQFSPQGRSAICPYVPDEVSFLSQNLTARPTFFGCDAKNLTDLVKDGVTPPLVIYIANRPFEFYSNTSTYKLSYTDEEQKGMIQNGFDVATRLNGTIDDEWRTCVACAVIRREEERRGIEQSEQCKKCFSNYCWDGTITQSEGPYYQELNFTDTSLTNGSEVFYGPPPPQESSGGGLLSFIFKREEDFDIPVVRSTSASSTMKLNIDTVVVAMLVAAMVMI, from the coding sequence ATGAAGTTGTGGGcttctgctgttgttgtctcaaCCATAATATCATTGGGCTCTGCTCGATCTCCTTCGGGAGGTTATGCTCCAGGACCGGCCCAGTGTCCATCCGTAGATTCCTTCTTGCGGGAAGGCAACTCCATTTCAGAGCAAGAAAAGGAGTGGATAAGTGAACGACAAGCCAAGTCGAACGAGGCTTTAATTCTGTTCTTGGATGATTCCAAGTTGGACAGTTTCAATGCAGAAAAATTTATTAACCAGGATAATTCTCTGGGTATCAACTTGGGGGTGGCCTTCTCTGGAGGGGGCTACAGAGCGATGTTGAGTGGAGCAGGTCAGATGTTGGCGTTGGACGACCGTTCTGACTTTGGAGGAGGGTCAAATGCTACTAACCCTGGAGGATTGGGAGGTTTGCTCCAAAGTGCCAATTATGTAAGTGCATTGTCTGGAGGTTCGTGGTTATTGGGATCTTTAGCCATGCAAAACTGGAGGAGTGTTCAAGATGTGGTTTTTAACGACAATGATGATCTCTGGAATTTGACAGACACAAGGCAATTGGTCAATTCTAATGGACTATGGACAATTGTATTTCCAGTACTTTTAGGTGATCTTAATGGTGCTTTGACTCATCTTAATAACTGGTACACCACTAAATACGGACCAGGAATAGGTGACGATTTGAAGGCTAAGGAGAAGGCTGGATTCCCTACTTCATTGACAGATGCATGGAGCAGAGGATTGGCACATCAATTGTTTCCTGGAGATGTAGACAACTACATGGATTCGTATACCTGGAGTGACATTAGGAACATGTCTTCCTTTGTCAATCATGAAATGCCATTTCCTCTTGTCATTGCTTTAGGTCGTCGTCCTGGTACTACAGTttacaacttgaactccACTGTAGTTGAAATCAACCCATTTGAAATTGGCTCGTTTGATCCTTCCTTAAACACATTCTTCACTGATTTGAAGTATCTCGGCTCTAACGTCAGTAATGGGGTACCAACAAGCGAAAGCTGTGTTGAAGGGTTTGATAATGCTGGTTTCGTTGTGGGTACTTCTTCCTCGTTGTTTAATCAATTTCTTAATACTTTGGTGTGTGACGACTGTAACAGTTTGCCTTGGTATATCAAGCCAATTATTAAGGCCTTCTTACTGAAGTTGTCTAAGAACTACGAAGACATTGCTGAATACAGACCCAATCCATTCTACAAATCCGAATTTGCCAATTCTTCCCATATAGCCCAAAATGATACTCTTTACTTGTTTGATGGTGGGTTGGGAGGTGAAGTTATTCCATTGTCAAGTTTGATGACTAAGGAAAGAGCTTTGGATGTTGTGGTTGCATTCGACAATGGCAATGATGGAGCCACTAATTGGCCCAATGGTTCCGCTTTGGTTTCTACCTACGAACGTCAATTCTCTCCTCAGGGTAGATCAGCAATCTGTCCTTATGTACCAGATGAGGTATCATTCCTTTCTCAAAACTTAACAGCCAGACCTACATTCTTTGGGTGTGATGCAAAGAACTTGACTGATTTAGTTAAGGATGGAGTCACTCCACCATTGGTTATTTATATCGCCAATAGGCCATTCGAGTTCTACTCAAACACATCTACGTACAAGTTATCCTACACTGATGAAGAGCAAAAGGGAATGATCCAAAACGGCTTTGATGTCGCTACTAGATTGAACGGAACTATTGACGACGAATGGAGAACGTGTGTGGCTTGTGCCGTCATCAGAAGAGAGGaggaaagaagaggaatCGAACAATCTGAACAATGTAAGAAGTGTTTCCTGAACTATTGTTGGGACGGAACGATTACTCAATCTGAGGGACCATACTATCAAGAACTCAATTTTACAGACACCTCGTTAACCAACGGAAGTGAAGTATTCTACGGACCACCACCACCCCAAGAACTGAGCGGAGGAGGATTGCTTAGTTTTATCTTCAAGAGAGAGGAAGACTTTGATATTCCTGTAGTTCGTTCCACGAGTGCCTCTAGCacaatgaaattgaacattGATACAGTCGTCGTTGCCATGCTTGTTGCAGCCATGGTCATGATTTAG